The Strix uralensis isolate ZFMK-TIS-50842 chromosome 35, bStrUra1, whole genome shotgun sequence genome has a window encoding:
- the TUBB gene encoding tubulin beta chain: MREIVHIQAGQCGNQIGAKFWEVISDEHGIDPTGTYHGDSDLQLDRISVYYNEATGGKYVPRAILVDLEPGTMDSVRSGPFGQIFRPDNFVFGQSGAGNNWAKGHYTEGAELVDSVLDVVRKEAESCDCLQGFQLTHSLGGGTGSGMGTLLISKIREEYPDRIMNTFSVVPSPKVSDTVVEPYNATLSVHQLVENTDETYCIDNEALYDICFRTLKLTTPTYGDLNHLVSATMSGVTTCLRFPGQLNADLRKLAVNMVPFPRLHFFMPGFAPLTSRGSQQYRALTVPELTQQVFDAKNMMAACDPRHGRYLTVAAVFRGRMSMKEVDEQMLNVQNKNSSYFVEWIPNNVKTAVCDIPPRGLKMAVTFIGNSTAIQELFKRISEQFTAMFRRKAFLHWYTGEGMDEMEFTEAESNMNDLVSEYQQYQDATAEEEEDFGEEAEEEA, translated from the exons ATGAGGGAGATCGTCCATATCCAGGCGGGCCAGTGCGGCAACCAGATCGGGGCCAAG TTTTGGGAGGTGATCAGCGATGAACACGGTATCGACCCCACCGGCACTTACCACGGCGACAGCGACCTCCAGCTCGACCGCATCAGCGTCTACTACAATGAGGCCACCG GGGGTAAGTACGTGCCGAGGGCCATCTTGGTGGACCTGGAGCCGGGCACCATGGACTCAGTGCGCTCGGGACCCTTTGGGCAGATCTTCCGGCCGGACAACTTCGTTTTTG gccaGAGCGGCGCTGGCAACAACTGGGCCAAAGGTCACTACACGGAAGGGGCCGAACTGGTGGACTCGGTCTTGGACGTGGTGAGGAAGGAAGCGGAGAGTTGCGATTGCCTCCAGGGCTTCCAACTGACCCACTCGCTGGGCGGCGGCACCGGCTCCGGCATGGGCACCCTCCTCATCTCCAAGATCCGTGAGGAATATCCCGACCGTATCATGAACACCTTCAGCGTCGTCCCGTCCCCCAAGGTCTCGGATACGGTGGTGGAACCCTACAACGCCACCTTGTCCGTCCACCAGCTGGTGGAGAACACAGACGAGACCTACTGCATCGACAACGAAGCCCTCTACGACATCTGCTTCCGCACCCTCAAGTTGACCACCCCCACCTACGGTGACCTCAACCACCTCGTCTCGGCCACCATGAGCGGCGTCACCACTTGCCTCCGTTTCCCCGGTCAACTCAACGCCGATCTTCGCAAGTTGGCCGTCAACATGGTGCCCTTCCCGCGTCTCCATTTCTTCATGCCCGGTTTCGCTCCCTTGACCTCCCGCGGCAGCCAACAGTACCGCGCCCTCACCGTCCCCGAGCTCACCCAGCAGGTCTTCGACGCCAAAAACATGATGGCCGCCTGCGACCCGCGTCACGGCCGGTACCTGACGGTGGCGGCCGTTTTCCGAGGCCGCATGTCCATGAAGGAGGTGGACGAGCAGATGCTCAACGTGCAGAACAAGAACAGCTCTTACTTCGTGGAGTGGATCCCCAACAACGTCAAGACGGCCGTTTGCGACATCCCGCCGCGCGGCCTCAAGATGGCCGTCACCTTCATCGGCAACAGCACGGCCATCCAGGAGCTCTTCAAACGTATCTCGGAGCAGTTCACCGCCATGTTCCGCCGCAAAGCCTTCCTCCACTGGTACACGGGTGAGGGGATGGACGAGATGGAGTTCACCGAGGCCGAGAGCAACATGAACGACCTCGTCTCGGAGTATCAACAGTACCAAGATGCCAccgccgaggaggaggaggacttcGGTGAAGAGGCCGAAGAGGAGGCCTGA